The genomic interval TGATCCCTGGAATAACTGATTACAAATTCCAGTAGTTTGGATCCTAATCCCTTATTCTGAAAAGCTGCCATTGTAGCAAATTTCCGGAAACGGACTCCTTCGTCAGTATCAGGAAACAAAGAAATAACAGAGACTAGCTCTTGATTGTAAAACATGCCAAAATGTAATCCGCTTTCATCCTCCGGTACTTTTACAAAATCCGGCGACTTCTGCGCCCAAAGCACCTGATGCCTTATCCCTAATATTTCACCGATTGTTACGCTCCGAATTTCTGTTGTCATATATTAAGCCTTAACTATCCGTCTGCCAAAATGATACATTTTCAATAATTGTTTTTTGATATTGAATTTTTGTATTCGCAGGCTGGAGAGAATCTGGTATTTTAAATTTA from Dyadobacter sp. NIV53 carries:
- a CDS encoding GNAT family N-acetyltransferase, with protein sequence MTTEIRSVTIGEILGIRHQVLWAQKSPDFVKVPEDESGLHFGMFYNQELVSVISLFPDTDEGVRFRKFATMAAFQNKGLGSKLLEFVISYSRDHQHNRIWCDARTNALGFYERFGFSKFSDSFMKEEIEYYKIAKNL